The following coding sequences lie in one Deltaproteobacteria bacterium genomic window:
- a CDS encoding VWA domain-containing protein: MNEHLATVLQEAPALYQDALRRALAPVDSALVQGWIRSGALHEWVTQGVRLLENSPKVSAAQLADFFTFTPSALTVLSSGEIGEWLRMGLDIAPADAAVFARLPDSLEELSGSERLNVYRLVRSSAYRSPQAAAALYRNLPRILLLLAPALRPPLFRCLQAAAIFDPEPLPAVLPFLAPTLNSLPLESQTSLLERIAQMAQPFPAGVARLFRSLSRAYDLVGEEGVKAWMTAGEAIARKSPQAGEAFFALESRTSLLLLYGASSAVTLQDIHGVLLKYLHMLCGEAVGISESPFLSVPPPLAEDPEDALPLPARIDVFPTYEENLRLYRVLAAHQAGRWSFGTYACSVPRFWSSLPALVHKLAGEKAEPPNDLAGYFQLFPQPEQLEALFLLIEGRRVTARLAEAYQGLREDLAWAASLTDLWPPVLSTTLPRIPPALWRELGKEATVYDSLVLATELHTWLVAPELSRAARSTELESWEKPDEFAPEPASARSGQGGQSEQVSPSLSPEQQEILRKIAKALRAHGKKKKEPLRQEPGNGMLTFTIETGDEDDGLQQPKRKAGERRVQTVSGIHYVYDEWDFLIEDYRSQWSQVREVPILGDNGAFFSRTLASYSELIEDIKREFRRLRPRLYRQVKGLEDGEGIDLDAAVSARVDLRSGVSPSPKLYIARQPLERDIAALFLIDLSASTEAALPGREGTRVIDVMKESLVLLATALDTIGDSYAIYGFSSGGRRDVELFPVKTFTESLSTEARGRIGGLTPQRSTRMGAAVRHAIRKLRDLSHRAKLLVLLSDGHPEDADYGPSAHAPTYGVRDTMMALREAERRGIMSFCLTIDKAGRDYLREMCAPSRYMIIDDPAALPSELPKIYQRHIRLQRE; the protein is encoded by the coding sequence GTGAACGAACATCTCGCCACCGTACTGCAAGAAGCCCCAGCTCTTTACCAAGACGCCTTGAGGCGTGCCCTCGCGCCTGTCGATTCCGCGTTGGTACAGGGCTGGATTCGGAGTGGGGCCTTACACGAGTGGGTGACCCAAGGGGTTCGCCTACTGGAAAACTCGCCCAAGGTGTCGGCGGCCCAACTCGCGGATTTTTTCACCTTCACGCCGAGCGCGCTTACTGTGCTTTCCTCCGGCGAGATTGGCGAGTGGCTGCGCATGGGACTCGATATCGCGCCCGCCGATGCCGCAGTCTTTGCCCGGTTGCCTGACAGCCTTGAGGAACTCAGCGGGTCGGAGCGCCTCAACGTCTATCGCTTGGTGCGCTCCTCCGCCTATCGTTCTCCACAGGCTGCTGCCGCGCTGTATCGCAATTTGCCGCGTATTCTGCTGCTGCTTGCTCCTGCGCTGCGCCCCCCATTGTTTCGTTGTCTCCAAGCGGCGGCGATCTTCGATCCCGAGCCGCTCCCTGCCGTGCTGCCTTTTCTTGCCCCGACACTGAATTCCTTACCACTGGAAAGCCAGACTTCACTGCTGGAGCGCATCGCGCAAATGGCGCAACCGTTCCCGGCTGGCGTCGCGCGCTTGTTCCGCTCTCTGAGTCGCGCGTACGATCTGGTGGGAGAGGAAGGTGTCAAAGCCTGGATGACGGCTGGGGAAGCCATTGCGCGTAAGAGTCCACAGGCCGGAGAAGCGTTTTTTGCCCTCGAGTCGCGCACCAGTCTCTTGCTACTGTACGGCGCATCTTCCGCAGTCACGTTGCAGGACATCCACGGGGTGTTGCTCAAGTATCTCCACATGCTGTGCGGGGAGGCCGTGGGCATTAGCGAATCGCCGTTCCTGTCGGTTCCGCCGCCGTTGGCGGAAGATCCCGAAGATGCTCTGCCGCTGCCGGCGCGGATTGACGTGTTTCCGACCTATGAAGAAAATTTACGACTCTATCGTGTGCTGGCCGCGCATCAGGCCGGGCGCTGGTCCTTTGGCACCTATGCGTGCTCGGTGCCGAGGTTTTGGTCGTCGTTGCCGGCGTTGGTGCACAAGCTCGCTGGAGAAAAGGCCGAGCCACCCAATGACTTGGCTGGCTACTTTCAACTGTTTCCCCAGCCGGAACAACTCGAAGCCCTCTTTCTTTTGATCGAAGGCCGTCGGGTCACTGCGCGTCTGGCCGAAGCGTATCAAGGGTTGCGAGAAGATCTGGCCTGGGCCGCCTCGTTGACCGATCTGTGGCCGCCGGTGTTATCCACCACGCTGCCACGGATTCCGCCCGCGCTCTGGCGGGAGCTGGGCAAAGAAGCCACCGTTTATGACTCATTAGTCCTAGCGACCGAATTACACACGTGGCTGGTCGCTCCCGAGCTGTCACGGGCCGCACGTTCCACCGAGCTAGAAAGCTGGGAAAAGCCGGACGAGTTTGCTCCAGAGCCGGCCAGCGCTCGCAGTGGCCAGGGCGGGCAGAGCGAGCAAGTCAGTCCTTCGCTTTCCCCCGAGCAACAAGAAATCTTGCGGAAAATCGCCAAGGCTCTGCGTGCTCATGGCAAGAAGAAAAAGGAACCCCTGCGGCAAGAGCCCGGGAACGGCATGCTAACGTTTACCATCGAGACCGGAGACGAGGACGACGGTCTTCAACAACCGAAACGCAAAGCCGGCGAGCGTCGCGTGCAGACCGTTTCTGGAATCCACTATGTCTATGACGAGTGGGATTTTCTCATCGAGGATTACCGCTCGCAGTGGAGCCAGGTGCGCGAAGTGCCGATCCTGGGCGACAATGGCGCGTTTTTCTCTCGCACCCTCGCCAGCTATAGCGAGCTGATTGAGGATATTAAGCGCGAGTTTCGGCGGCTACGCCCACGCCTCTACCGTCAGGTCAAAGGGCTTGAGGATGGCGAGGGGATCGATCTCGACGCCGCAGTGTCCGCTCGGGTGGATCTTCGTAGCGGGGTGTCTCCCTCGCCAAAATTGTACATTGCCCGCCAGCCGTTGGAGCGCGACATTGCCGCTTTATTCCTGATCGACCTGAGCGCTTCGACGGAAGCCGCGCTGCCTGGGCGCGAAGGGACGCGGGTGATCGATGTCATGAAAGAATCGTTGGTGCTGCTTGCGACGGCGCTCGACACCATCGGCGATAGCTATGCCATCTACGGGTTTTCCAGCGGTGGACGGCGCGATGTGGAACTCTTTCCAGTGAAGACGTTTACCGAGTCGCTCTCGACCGAAGCCAGGGGACGTATCGGCGGCTTGACACCGCAACGCAGCACGCGCATGGGGGCGGCCGTGCGTCACGCGATTCGCAAGCTGCGCGATTTATCGCATCGGGCCAAGCTCCTGGTGCTGCTGAGCGACGGGCACCCGGAAGACGCGGATTACGGCCCGAGCGCGCATGCTCCGACGTATGGCGTGCGCGACACCATGATGGCGCTGCGCGAAGCCGAGCGGCGCGGCATCATGTCGTTCTGTCTGACGATCGATAAGGCCGGGCGCGACTATTTGCGCGAGATGTGTGCACCGTCGCGCTACATGATTATCGACGACCCGGCGGCGTTGCCATCCGAGTTGCCCAAAATTTATCAGCGGCATATTCGTTTACAGCGAGAATAA
- a CDS encoding amidohydrolase, protein MRIDVHTHFMTEKIAKALEKRSRFPYTRFVDGTYHFHCCDGLHLPMTPAQTDMQRKLADMDSAGIDVGVLSLAIPGPELVGGHKADALARMTNDVLAELIAAHPQRFWGYATLGLGDIEASLKELDRCFSELKFRGLQLFSNIKGKPLDAPEFRPIFARMAELKRPIFIHPTVPLNQKYLMDLVPVPVLAFMVDNTLNAMRLALSGMLADYAATPIIIPHVGATVPYLMGRLDGMMEYFAPPGSVTEPSRLLKTLYMDTVSYWPEPLQWCFSLMGASQLVLGTDHPYGAWRKTVELLDALPCPDEEKEQIRHGNAERLFRA, encoded by the coding sequence ATGCGCATCGACGTGCACACCCACTTCATGACGGAAAAGATCGCCAAGGCGCTGGAGAAGCGCAGCCGTTTTCCCTACACCCGCTTCGTCGACGGCACCTATCATTTTCATTGCTGCGACGGTCTTCACCTGCCCATGACCCCAGCCCAGACGGATATGCAACGCAAGCTGGCGGATATGGATAGCGCGGGGATCGACGTCGGAGTGCTGAGTCTGGCCATTCCCGGCCCGGAGCTGGTGGGTGGGCACAAAGCCGATGCGCTGGCGCGCATGACGAACGACGTGTTGGCGGAACTGATTGCCGCGCATCCGCAGCGCTTTTGGGGATACGCCACCTTGGGGCTGGGCGATATCGAGGCTTCACTCAAGGAACTGGACCGCTGTTTCTCGGAGCTGAAGTTTCGCGGTCTCCAGCTCTTTTCCAACATCAAAGGCAAGCCGCTCGACGCCCCGGAATTTCGTCCGATCTTCGCGCGGATGGCGGAACTCAAGCGCCCGATCTTTATCCACCCGACCGTGCCGCTGAATCAGAAGTACCTGATGGACTTGGTGCCGGTGCCGGTGTTGGCGTTCATGGTGGATAACACCCTCAACGCCATGCGGCTAGCGCTCTCTGGCATGCTCGCGGACTATGCCGCTACGCCGATTATCATCCCTCACGTTGGGGCCACCGTGCCGTATCTCATGGGGAGACTCGACGGCATGATGGAGTACTTCGCTCCGCCCGGAAGCGTCACAGAGCCGAGTCGCCTGCTCAAGACGCTTTACATGGATACGGTGTCGTACTGGCCGGAGCCGCTGCAATGGTGCTTCTCCCTCATGGGCGCATCCCAATTGGTGTTGGGAACCGATCACCCGTACGGCGCGTGGCGAAAGACCGTCGAGCTGCTCGACGCGCTTCCTTGTCCGGACGAGGAAAAGGAGCAGATACGCCACGGCAATGCGGAACGGCTGTTTCGGGCGTGA
- a CDS encoding LLM class flavin-dependent oxidoreductase: MERPLRFGIFMAPFHPSGQNPTLALERDLELIARLDELGYDEAWIGEHHSAGLEIIASPEVMIAAAAQRTRHIRLGTGVSSLPYHHPLILADRMVLLDHITRGRVMFGVGPGALPSDAHMMGIDPATQRTRMEESLGAIMALLTSDEPVSIQTDWFTLRDARLQLRPYTYPHFEIAVAATVSPAGPRTAGRYGAGVLSLGATSMGGFAVLGDHWKIWNDQAQKFGHQVDRSTWRLVGPMHIAPTRKQAFEEVEYGIYEWIDYFRNVVALPLAPTETDPRKWPQALVDSGTAVIGTPDDAIAQLERLKKQSGGFGCFLIMANDWVERRASLASYELIAKEVFPRFQGSSDLAIQSREWCRRDHDQLIGGAMNAVVKEIERYEKETGYRVSVAGPPQN, encoded by the coding sequence ATGGAACGTCCGTTACGCTTTGGCATTTTCATGGCCCCTTTTCACCCTTCGGGACAGAACCCGACCCTCGCTTTGGAGCGTGATCTCGAACTGATCGCGCGGCTTGACGAACTCGGCTACGACGAAGCCTGGATCGGCGAACATCATTCCGCCGGGTTGGAGATCATCGCTTCGCCCGAGGTCATGATCGCCGCTGCCGCCCAGCGCACGCGCCATATCCGTCTGGGAACCGGGGTCAGCTCCCTTCCCTACCATCATCCGCTTATCCTTGCCGATCGCATGGTGCTCCTCGACCACATTACTCGCGGACGAGTGATGTTCGGCGTAGGGCCAGGGGCGCTGCCGTCCGATGCGCATATGATGGGCATCGACCCCGCCACCCAACGCACTCGCATGGAAGAATCGCTAGGCGCGATCATGGCGTTGCTCACGTCGGACGAGCCAGTCTCGATACAGACGGACTGGTTTACCCTGCGCGACGCCCGCTTGCAGTTACGTCCATATACCTATCCGCACTTTGAAATTGCCGTGGCGGCAACGGTCTCGCCTGCCGGACCACGCACCGCCGGACGCTACGGCGCTGGAGTGCTCTCTCTAGGAGCCACCAGCATGGGCGGGTTCGCAGTGTTAGGCGATCACTGGAAAATCTGGAACGATCAAGCGCAGAAATTCGGTCATCAGGTGGATCGCTCGACGTGGCGGCTGGTAGGACCGATGCACATCGCCCCCACGCGCAAGCAAGCCTTCGAGGAAGTGGAATACGGCATTTACGAGTGGATCGACTATTTCCGCAACGTCGTCGCGCTGCCGCTGGCGCCCACAGAAACGGACCCGCGCAAATGGCCTCAAGCCCTGGTCGATTCCGGCACCGCCGTCATCGGCACTCCGGACGATGCCATAGCCCAGCTTGAACGCTTGAAAAAACAGTCCGGCGGATTCGGGTGTTTCCTCATCATGGCGAACGATTGGGTCGAACGACGCGCCTCGCTCGCCTCCTACGAACTGATCGCGAAAGAAGTGTTTCCCCGCTTCCAAGGGTCGTCCGACCTCGCCATACAATCCCGCGAATGGTGCCGTCGGGACCACGACCAGCTCATCGGTGGGGCGATGAATGCCGTGGTCAAAGAAATCGAGCGCTATGAAAAAGAAACCGGCTACCGGGTCTCCGTTGCCGGCCCGCCGCAGAACTAA
- a CDS encoding heme-binding protein, translating into MVLAVSCIGVATTDMAVAAGGACQGLPTHADLTTALTNARNESNGGFNLDMWATVVNRDGIVCAVTFTGTDRGDQWPGSRAISAQKANTANAFSLPGLALSTANLYTAVQPGGSLFGLQESNPVDTDVAYAGNSNNYGKSNDPMVGKKIGGVNVFGGGLGLYDSNDTLIGAIGVSGDSSCADHFIAWRTRDALSLDYVPAGVSGDDDRKDNIVFTGPWAQPHCLDAKTEDGLAATMPTNN; encoded by the coding sequence ATGGTGCTCGCCGTGTCCTGCATCGGAGTGGCAACGACCGACATGGCAGTGGCAGCAGGTGGCGCCTGCCAAGGATTGCCGACGCATGCCGATCTGACTACCGCGCTCACCAACGCCCGGAACGAAAGCAATGGCGGCTTTAATCTCGATATGTGGGCAACCGTGGTCAATCGCGATGGCATCGTCTGCGCCGTGACATTCACGGGAACGGACCGTGGCGACCAGTGGCCGGGAAGCCGTGCCATCTCTGCGCAAAAAGCCAACACGGCCAATGCCTTTAGTTTGCCTGGACTCGCGCTGTCCACGGCCAATCTCTACACCGCCGTCCAACCTGGCGGGAGTCTCTTTGGCTTGCAAGAGAGCAATCCAGTCGATACCGATGTGGCCTACGCGGGGAACTCGAATAATTACGGCAAGTCCAACGACCCGATGGTGGGCAAGAAAATCGGCGGCGTGAATGTCTTTGGCGGCGGGCTGGGGCTCTATGATAGCAATGACACGCTCATCGGCGCCATCGGTGTGAGCGGCGATTCGTCCTGTGCGGATCATTTCATCGCTTGGAGAACTCGTGATGCTTTGAGCCTCGATTACGTCCCCGCCGGTGTCAGCGGTGACGACGATCGCAAGGACAATATCGTTTTTACCGGCCCATGGGCACAGCCGCATTGTCTCGACGCCAAGACGGAAGACGGCCTCGCTGCCACCATGCCCACCAACAACTAA
- a CDS encoding amidohydrolase, whose product MRVISADSHMMEPPDLWKERLDNAYRDRAPRVIEGYEGKKGYFFVVEGVKPFPVAGGFAAGNKPEDLPKAWEKGYEGARPSGWDPVERLKDQDIDGVEAEVLYTTLGMSLFGLDDAGFQQACFGAYNNWVAEFCSHNPKRLFGIALISLEDVAAGTKELERCANLGMRGAMVWGSPPRERPYSNPEYHSFWAAAQDLGMPVSLHVVTSKKGNQSKKADDTAEAKPRRERRGGTEAGYMRLIHEVQQSIIDILFGGVLERFPKLIIVSAENDTGWLPHFMYRADHAWEKFRFFNKEPLPMAPSEYLKRNLYATFQDDPIGPATWTYFGADNYMWASDFPHTDSTWPHSLEVIKKDFARVPDDVTQKIVFDNAKRLYRMD is encoded by the coding sequence ATGCGTGTTATTTCGGCAGACTCTCATATGATGGAGCCGCCAGATCTCTGGAAAGAACGACTAGACAATGCGTATCGCGATCGCGCGCCGCGCGTGATTGAAGGGTACGAAGGCAAGAAAGGCTATTTCTTCGTGGTCGAAGGCGTCAAGCCTTTTCCGGTGGCTGGCGGATTCGCGGCGGGGAACAAACCGGAAGATTTGCCCAAAGCCTGGGAAAAGGGCTACGAAGGTGCCCGGCCGAGCGGTTGGGACCCGGTGGAGCGTCTGAAAGATCAAGACATCGATGGCGTGGAAGCCGAGGTGCTCTACACGACCTTGGGCATGTCGTTGTTCGGTCTTGACGATGCCGGATTTCAGCAGGCATGCTTTGGTGCCTACAACAACTGGGTCGCCGAGTTTTGCAGCCACAACCCCAAGCGGCTATTCGGCATCGCCCTGATTTCCCTCGAAGATGTGGCAGCCGGCACGAAAGAGCTTGAACGCTGCGCGAACCTGGGGATGCGTGGCGCGATGGTCTGGGGTTCGCCGCCGCGCGAACGGCCGTACAGCAACCCAGAATATCATTCCTTCTGGGCGGCAGCGCAAGATTTAGGGATGCCGGTGAGTCTGCACGTTGTCACCAGCAAGAAGGGCAATCAAAGCAAAAAGGCCGACGACACTGCCGAGGCAAAACCGCGCCGCGAGCGCCGCGGTGGCACTGAAGCTGGCTATATGCGGCTCATCCACGAAGTGCAACAGTCGATCATCGATATTCTGTTCGGTGGCGTGCTGGAACGCTTTCCGAAACTGATTATCGTCTCCGCCGAGAACGATACCGGTTGGTTGCCGCACTTCATGTATCGTGCGGATCATGCCTGGGAGAAGTTCCGTTTCTTTAACAAAGAGCCATTGCCCATGGCCCCCAGCGAGTACCTCAAGCGCAATCTGTATGCGACGTTCCAAGACGATCCCATCGGTCCGGCCACCTGGACTTACTTCGGCGCGGACAATTACATGTGGGCGTCGGACTTCCCGCATACCGACTCGACTTGGCCGCACTCGCTCGAAGTCATCAAGAAAGACTTTGCGCGGGTGCCGGATGACGTGACGCAAAAGATCGTGTTCGACAACGCCAAGCGGCTCTACCGCATGGATTAG
- a CDS encoding clan AA aspartic protease — protein sequence MGLVYTSISLSNPRDLALKAVEIEALVDTEATTLWIPEHVAVQLQLPAIEQREVVTADGKSHLVAYVGPIQVKFENRTCFTGALVLGDSVLMGAVPMEDMDLVVHPREQKITVNPKSPNIPYAIVKQTT from the coding sequence ATGGGTCTAGTCTACACCAGCATTAGCTTATCGAATCCACGAGATTTGGCCCTCAAGGCCGTCGAAATCGAGGCACTCGTCGATACAGAAGCAACGACGCTGTGGATACCCGAGCATGTTGCGGTACAACTACAACTACCGGCAATTGAACAACGCGAAGTGGTCACGGCGGATGGGAAGTCCCACCTTGTGGCGTATGTCGGACCGATCCAGGTGAAGTTCGAGAACCGAACGTGTTTTACTGGCGCACTCGTGCTAGGAGATTCCGTTCTCATGGGTGCAGTCCCGATGGAGGACATGGACTTGGTGGTCCATCCCAGAGAGCAAAAAATTACGGTCAATCCTAAGAGCCCGAATATTCCGTATGCGATTGTGAAACAAACCACCTAA
- the larA gene encoding nickel-dependent lactate racemase: protein MKVTLAFGRDGAEIEIPSHVQASVLHAKSAEAAVSADAALAEALANPIGTPPLLELARGKKTAAISICDITRPAPNRIVLPHVLRALEQAGVPRSGVILLIATGLHRAATAQELLEIVGSDILGQYAVVSHDARDVASHLDLGTTRSGTHVLIDRRFIESDLHLSLGFIEPHLMLGFSGGRKLVAPGLAGETTIKRLHSPFFMRNPHVVEGSFPDNPLHRELLEIAAMARHDFIVDVALTRARQIARVFAGDPTAAHAAGVEFVRQATLALLEAPVDAVVTTSAGYPLDLTYYQSVKGVTAASHIVKPGGSILLAAACQEGLGSPEFTNFVRRFPNAQACLDTTEKEPVIIDQWQLEKLALVARKANLAFCTPGIPVEDRQYLWGPVFDRPDEAVTTLCRELPRGARVAIIPEGPYVFSQLAVAA from the coding sequence ATGAAAGTAACCCTCGCATTTGGCCGCGACGGCGCAGAGATCGAAATTCCCTCGCACGTCCAAGCCAGCGTGTTACACGCCAAGTCGGCAGAGGCCGCAGTATCGGCGGATGCGGCGCTAGCCGAGGCGTTAGCCAACCCTATCGGCACGCCACCGTTGCTGGAACTGGCGCGCGGAAAAAAGACCGCTGCGATTTCGATTTGCGACATCACTCGCCCGGCACCGAATCGTATCGTGCTGCCGCACGTGCTCCGCGCGCTAGAGCAGGCAGGAGTGCCACGGTCTGGCGTCATCCTCCTGATTGCCACCGGGCTGCATCGCGCTGCGACGGCGCAAGAGTTACTTGAGATCGTGGGGTCGGACATCCTCGGACAGTATGCCGTTGTCTCTCATGACGCCCGCGATGTCGCCTCTCATCTCGATCTGGGGACGACGCGCTCCGGCACTCACGTGTTGATTGATCGGCGCTTCATCGAAAGCGATCTCCACCTGTCTCTCGGGTTCATCGAACCCCACCTAATGCTCGGTTTCTCCGGCGGGAGAAAGCTAGTGGCACCAGGACTGGCGGGAGAGACAACCATCAAACGGCTCCACAGTCCTTTCTTCATGCGCAACCCGCACGTTGTGGAAGGCTCGTTTCCAGACAACCCGCTACATCGCGAGCTTTTGGAAATCGCGGCCATGGCGCGCCACGACTTCATCGTCGATGTGGCGTTAACGCGCGCGCGGCAGATTGCCCGCGTCTTCGCTGGCGATCCGACTGCTGCCCATGCCGCTGGGGTCGAGTTCGTGCGCCAAGCAACCCTGGCCCTGCTCGAAGCACCGGTCGATGCCGTGGTGACCACCAGTGCCGGGTACCCACTCGATCTCACGTATTACCAAAGCGTGAAAGGCGTCACGGCAGCGTCGCATATCGTGAAGCCGGGAGGGAGTATTCTGCTTGCCGCCGCGTGTCAGGAAGGACTCGGCAGTCCGGAGTTCACGAACTTCGTGCGGCGGTTCCCCAACGCCCAGGCGTGTCTCGATACCACGGAAAAGGAACCGGTCATCATCGACCAATGGCAATTGGAAAAACTGGCACTGGTTGCGCGCAAGGCCAACCTTGCTTTTTGCACCCCAGGCATTCCGGTGGAAGATCGGCAATATCTATGGGGGCCGGTGTTCGACCGCCCGGACGAGGCCGTGACGACACTGTGTCGCGAGCTGCCACGCGGCGCGCGCGTCGCGATCATTCCCGAAGGTCCGTATGTATTCTCGCAACTGGCCGTGGCTGCATAA
- a CDS encoding nuclear transport factor 2 family protein, translating into MAQKSVETIVREMADREAIRDLPLRYCHHVWKKDVPAIVNLFTEDGEFDAGGAQLAAKGKAELLKAYQQGLSDLDPHPFIHNHVFELHGPDRATGNCYLELRATRDGKAINGAGHYDDEYAKVGDEWKFRSRKFHVYYFGDR; encoded by the coding sequence ATGGCGCAAAAAAGTGTCGAGACGATCGTTCGTGAGATGGCCGACCGGGAAGCGATCCGCGACTTACCGCTGAGGTATTGTCATCACGTATGGAAAAAAGACGTACCGGCCATCGTGAATTTGTTTACCGAAGATGGCGAGTTTGACGCCGGCGGCGCACAGCTCGCAGCGAAAGGCAAAGCCGAATTGCTGAAAGCCTACCAACAGGGGCTTTCGGATCTCGATCCCCATCCCTTCATCCACAATCACGTCTTCGAGTTGCACGGTCCCGACCGTGCCACGGGCAACTGCTACCTGGAGCTGCGGGCCACGCGCGACGGCAAAGCCATTAACGGCGCCGGCCATTACGATGACGAATACGCGAAAGTCGGCGACGAGTGGAAATTCCGCTCGCGCAAGTTTCACGTGTACTATTTCGGGGACAGATGA
- a CDS encoding sigma-54-dependent Fis family transcriptional regulator has protein sequence MVGWDDERAQPSEGTPRSLTARVRARTVKEEDSTGEPLTPCILVVDDDPLICQQLERLYALSGYTVEVASSGEQAVKRLEAGDIDLVVSDIRLPGMSGIELTGWIQSECPDVPVIVITGHADIGNAVEVLKLGASDYIVKPFAAAAIQESTHAVLEKAWVFTEIRHLRRMLKDRYEFGGMLSKTPEMHKVFEIIRMVSATDVTVLIEGETGTGKELVASAIHLQSGRRKGPIVTINCAGVPETLLESELFGYERGAFTGAEQARPGKIEMAHGGTLFLDEIESMSLAMQAKLLLVLQDQKVQRLGSNRRVRIDMRVIAASNVPLEELVARGSMRSDFYYRINVIPIRLIPLYQRRQDIPLLVQDFLRHHPLTQKRRITGLSPQAMGQLTQYGWPGNVRELQNVLERALVLTSGRVIERVDLPAVSLVVRPEEKPPDATLSLKDWLNQQEKQYLVQQLERCEGKINLVARSSDIDVKTLYRKMRQHGLDKGSFRRQERPDGENSEKLRAVRPTWTDGRSG, from the coding sequence ATGGTTGGGTGGGATGACGAACGTGCGCAACCGAGCGAGGGAACACCCCGTTCTCTGACGGCCCGGGTGCGTGCACGCACGGTGAAGGAGGAGGATTCCACAGGGGAACCCCTGACGCCGTGCATTTTAGTGGTGGATGACGATCCGTTGATTTGTCAACAGCTTGAGCGTCTCTACGCGCTCAGCGGCTATACCGTCGAGGTTGCTTCTTCGGGAGAACAAGCCGTCAAACGGCTGGAGGCTGGCGATATCGACCTCGTCGTTTCCGATATTCGCTTACCCGGCATGAGCGGCATCGAGCTGACAGGGTGGATTCAGAGCGAATGTCCGGATGTGCCGGTCATCGTCATCACTGGGCATGCCGACATCGGCAATGCCGTCGAGGTTCTGAAACTCGGGGCGAGCGATTATATTGTAAAACCTTTCGCCGCCGCCGCCATTCAGGAATCGACCCACGCAGTTCTGGAAAAAGCCTGGGTTTTTACCGAGATTCGCCATCTGCGACGCATGCTGAAGGACCGCTACGAATTCGGCGGCATGCTCAGCAAAACGCCAGAAATGCATAAAGTGTTCGAGATCATTCGCATGGTGTCGGCCACGGATGTCACCGTGCTGATCGAAGGAGAGACGGGAACCGGGAAGGAGTTGGTGGCTAGCGCCATTCACCTCCAAAGCGGGCGGCGCAAAGGGCCGATCGTAACCATCAACTGCGCCGGAGTGCCGGAGACGTTGCTGGAAAGCGAGCTGTTCGGCTACGAACGCGGGGCCTTTACCGGTGCGGAACAAGCTCGGCCCGGCAAAATCGAGATGGCCCACGGCGGCACCCTCTTCCTCGACGAGATCGAAAGTATGTCGCTCGCCATGCAGGCAAAATTGTTGCTCGTCTTGCAGGATCAGAAAGTCCAGCGTTTGGGTAGCAACCGTCGAGTGCGGATCGACATGCGAGTGATTGCGGCCAGCAACGTGCCGTTGGAGGAATTGGTCGCGCGGGGCAGCATGCGCAGCGATTTTTATTATCGCATCAATGTCATTCCCATTCGCCTGATTCCCCTCTATCAGCGACGGCAGGATATCCCTCTCTTGGTGCAAGATTTCCTACGCCATCATCCGCTGACACAAAAGAGACGGATTACCGGACTGTCCCCACAGGCCATGGGGCAACTGACGCAGTACGGATGGCCGGGAAATGTTCGCGAACTCCAGAACGTGTTGGAGCGGGCTCTGGTCCTCACCAGCGGACGTGTCATCGAGCGCGTCGATTTACCGGCGGTTAGCCTCGTCGTTCGACCGGAAGAAAAACCGCCTGACGCTACCCTCTCGCTGAAAGACTGGCTCAACCAGCAAGAGAAGCAGTATTTGGTCCAGCAGCTAGAGCGCTGCGAAGGCAAAATCAATCTCGTTGCGCGCAGCTCCGACATCGACGTGAAGACCCTCTATCGTAAGATGCGCCAACATGGGTTAGACAAGGGCTCTTTCAGACGACAAGAAAGGCCAGACGGGGAGAACAGCGAGAAGCTGCGAGCGGTCCGCCCAACTTGGACGGATGGTCGCTCGGGATGA